A genomic segment from Luteolibacter arcticus encodes:
- a CDS encoding family 20 glycosylhydrolase, giving the protein MHPLLRLLACATLPSLALAAAPDIVPAVRSWTPAAGTLDAGHATVEIDPAHAAALSATAAVIREDLAALQAPGKAAAGKGTVLFLTLGGDAARPEGYTVEVADRITIRGATPAGVFLGSRSVLQLLRQSPELPKGTISDWPDYKGRMLMLDVGRKAYPMSALKDFIRLMAWYKMNELHLHLSDEAFGGTYAAFRVESKTFPGLAAKDLHYTAADIRELQDFAKARGIVITPEIDMPGHARCFTNYWPEITLKGYPDYMDVTNPKTIEVMKKLLDEMIPLFDAPDFHIGTDEYRVSGPRKDELHEGFRQFINTMNAHVRSRGKNCRIWSGFEHMGGTTQIDPTVIIDMWETDDAKGQIAKGHPIINSNHGRTYLVPGAHYYGISRAGIYQGWEPWMVSGDMAKNPAKDDPKLLGGKLHVWFDQGPTGWTLTEVGEDTLTGMHVFSEKLWGTKGSPDYKAFTERAGKTLPVPAVTLLDRIAAGKNGVLLDLPREVSLKNESSVIPLPLAKAERGDLESPWTLTMEVRRTADTKGRGVIISSDLAEICANYTRQEEITVTDPNGQKSKKKLAFQGISTLRAAGTLEGNGTPGKSRVAHDTAKSSNKMLPLNEWVTLTVVGETGRNTMWLNGEKIGESGNQLVCPLRQLGGGAGESFVGSIRKLRVINRVLTPKEIGRAAGLDIPDNQAAKAKVTATASDTAHAFTPDLATDEDPKSRWSSGPTQAPQSLAIDLGRSATFNTVAIDWESATPGEYHVEVSADGEKWKDVFTGKAEPGRTTARFANASGRHVRIVMSKPTTPWGYSIHEVEVLHAKKP; this is encoded by the coding sequence ATGCATCCGCTCCTCCGCCTGCTCGCTTGTGCCACGCTGCCGTCGCTGGCCTTGGCCGCCGCTCCTGACATCGTTCCTGCCGTTCGCTCGTGGACTCCAGCTGCGGGAACCCTCGATGCGGGTCATGCCACCGTCGAAATCGATCCGGCGCACGCCGCCGCGCTCTCCGCGACGGCCGCGGTGATCCGTGAGGACCTCGCCGCACTCCAGGCTCCGGGCAAGGCGGCGGCAGGGAAGGGCACCGTCTTGTTCCTTACGCTCGGCGGCGATGCGGCCCGGCCGGAAGGCTACACCGTGGAAGTCGCGGATCGCATTACCATCCGCGGTGCCACGCCGGCCGGGGTCTTCCTCGGCTCGCGCAGTGTGCTGCAATTGCTGCGGCAGTCGCCGGAGCTGCCGAAGGGCACGATCAGCGATTGGCCGGACTACAAGGGCCGCATGCTGATGCTCGATGTGGGCCGCAAGGCTTACCCGATGTCCGCGCTCAAGGACTTCATCCGCCTGATGGCCTGGTACAAGATGAATGAGCTGCACCTTCACCTGAGCGACGAGGCCTTCGGCGGGACCTATGCTGCCTTCCGCGTGGAGAGCAAGACGTTCCCGGGACTCGCGGCGAAGGACCTCCACTACACCGCGGCCGACATCCGCGAGTTGCAGGATTTCGCGAAGGCCCGCGGCATCGTCATCACGCCGGAGATCGACATGCCCGGCCACGCGCGCTGCTTCACGAACTACTGGCCGGAGATCACGCTGAAGGGCTACCCGGACTACATGGACGTCACGAATCCGAAGACGATCGAGGTGATGAAGAAGCTGCTGGATGAAATGATCCCGCTGTTCGATGCGCCGGACTTCCACATCGGCACGGACGAGTATCGCGTCAGCGGCCCGCGCAAGGACGAGCTGCACGAGGGCTTCCGCCAGTTCATCAATACGATGAACGCGCATGTCCGCTCGCGCGGGAAGAATTGCCGGATCTGGTCGGGCTTCGAGCACATGGGCGGCACCACCCAGATCGATCCCACGGTGATCATCGACATGTGGGAGACGGACGATGCGAAGGGCCAGATCGCGAAGGGCCACCCGATCATCAATTCCAACCACGGCCGCACCTACCTCGTGCCCGGCGCGCACTACTATGGCATTAGTAGAGCGGGGATCTATCAGGGCTGGGAGCCGTGGATGGTGAGCGGCGACATGGCCAAGAACCCGGCGAAGGACGATCCGAAGCTGCTCGGCGGCAAGCTCCACGTGTGGTTCGACCAGGGGCCGACCGGCTGGACGCTGACCGAGGTCGGCGAGGACACGCTGACGGGCATGCACGTCTTCTCCGAGAAGCTGTGGGGGACCAAGGGGTCGCCGGATTACAAGGCTTTCACCGAGCGTGCGGGCAAGACCTTGCCGGTGCCGGCGGTCACGCTGCTCGACCGCATCGCGGCTGGGAAGAATGGCGTGCTGCTCGACCTGCCGCGCGAGGTGAGCCTGAAGAACGAGTCGTCGGTGATCCCGCTGCCGCTGGCCAAGGCAGAGCGCGGCGACCTCGAGTCGCCGTGGACGCTGACCATGGAAGTCCGCCGCACGGCCGACACCAAGGGCCGCGGCGTCATCATCTCGTCCGACCTCGCCGAGATCTGCGCGAACTATACGCGCCAGGAAGAGATCACGGTCACCGATCCCAACGGCCAGAAGAGCAAGAAGAAGCTCGCCTTCCAAGGCATCTCCACCTTGCGCGCCGCCGGCACCCTGGAAGGGAATGGCACGCCGGGGAAATCCCGCGTCGCCCATGACACGGCGAAGTCGTCTAACAAGATGCTGCCGCTCAATGAATGGGTGACCCTCACGGTGGTCGGCGAGACCGGCCGCAACACGATGTGGCTGAATGGCGAGAAGATCGGTGAATCCGGAAACCAGCTTGTCTGTCCGCTGCGCCAGCTCGGCGGCGGGGCAGGGGAGTCCTTCGTCGGCAGCATCCGCAAGCTGCGGGTGATCAACCGCGTGCTCACCCCGAAGGAGATCGGCCGCGCCGCGGGACTCGACATTCCCGACAACCAAGCCGCGAAGGCCAAGGTCACGGCGACCGCCTCGGATACCGCCCATGCTTTCACTCCCGACCTGGCGACCGATGAAGACCCGAAGAGCCGCTGGTCATCCGGCCCTACCCAGGCACCGCAGTCGCTGGCGATCGACCTCGGCCGTAGCGCCACTTTCAACACCGTGGCGATCGATTGGGAAAGCGCGACGCCCGGCGAGTATCACGTGGAGGTTTCGGCCGATGGCGAGAAGTGGAAGGACGTCTTCACCGGCAAGGCCGAGCCGGGCCGGACGACGGCGCGCTTCGCGAATGCCAGCGGCCGCCACGTCCGCATCGTGATGAGCAAGCCGACGACGCCCTGGGGCTACTCGATCCACGAGGTGGAAGTCCTTCACGCGAAGAAGCCGTGA
- a CDS encoding DUF1501 domain-containing protein, translated as MFHDSSRRTFLGHGLTGLGSIALSRLLAADLAGGLATPTHQAKVKRVIFLSMSGGPSHLESFDFKAKLRELHGKPMPESFTKGQQLAQLQGKALNCMGAQHDFSRHGKCGMEICNIFPHIAKHADEIAVIRSMHTKQINHDPAQTFLNTGSIIPGRPSMGSWVLYGLGSESQNLPGFVVLTSVGGGQAQPISSRQWSSGFLPGHLQGVEFQSAGDPVHYVRTPPGNTAESQKNLIQTVNRLNQLNSQKTRDPEVATRIEQYELAFRMQASVPELMSNHGESKETLEMYGCTPGDGSFASNCLLARRLAERGTRFIQLYHRGWDHHGGIKNGIATTAKIVDQATSALLTDLKQRGMLEDTLVVWGGEFGRTPMAQGDGRDHHIKAFSIFLAGGGIKGGKVHGETDELGYGIVRDPVSVHDLHATLLHLLGLDFQRFTYRYQGLDQKLTGVEPASVIRQVLA; from the coding sequence ATGTTCCACGATTCCTCTCGCCGCACCTTCCTCGGTCATGGCTTGACCGGCCTCGGGTCGATCGCCCTCTCGCGACTTCTGGCCGCCGATCTCGCCGGAGGCTTGGCGACGCCCACCCACCAGGCGAAGGTGAAGCGCGTCATCTTCCTCAGCATGTCCGGCGGGCCGTCGCACTTGGAATCCTTCGATTTCAAGGCCAAGCTGCGCGAGCTTCATGGCAAGCCGATGCCCGAGTCCTTCACCAAGGGCCAGCAGCTGGCGCAGCTCCAGGGGAAGGCGCTCAACTGCATGGGCGCGCAGCATGATTTCTCCCGCCACGGCAAATGCGGCATGGAGATCTGTAATATCTTCCCCCACATCGCGAAACACGCGGACGAGATCGCGGTGATCCGGTCGATGCATACCAAGCAGATCAACCACGATCCCGCACAGACGTTCTTGAACACCGGCTCGATCATTCCCGGCCGGCCATCGATGGGGTCCTGGGTGCTGTATGGGCTCGGCAGTGAAAGCCAGAACCTGCCGGGCTTCGTGGTGCTCACCAGCGTCGGGGGCGGCCAAGCCCAGCCGATTTCGTCACGGCAGTGGAGCAGCGGCTTCCTGCCCGGGCACCTGCAGGGAGTGGAATTCCAATCGGCCGGCGATCCGGTGCACTATGTGCGCACCCCGCCGGGCAACACCGCGGAGTCCCAGAAGAACCTCATTCAAACGGTGAACCGGCTCAACCAACTGAACTCGCAGAAGACCCGCGACCCGGAGGTGGCCACGCGGATCGAGCAGTACGAACTCGCCTTCCGCATGCAGGCGTCGGTGCCGGAGCTGATGTCGAACCACGGTGAGTCGAAGGAGACGCTGGAGATGTATGGCTGCACCCCGGGCGATGGCTCATTCGCGTCGAATTGTCTGCTGGCACGCCGGCTCGCCGAGCGCGGCACCCGCTTCATCCAGCTCTATCACCGCGGGTGGGACCACCACGGCGGCATCAAGAACGGCATCGCCACCACCGCGAAGATCGTCGATCAGGCGACCTCCGCGCTGCTCACCGATCTCAAGCAGCGCGGCATGCTGGAAGACACGCTGGTGGTTTGGGGCGGGGAATTCGGCCGCACCCCAATGGCCCAAGGCGATGGGCGTGATCATCACATCAAGGCATTCTCCATCTTCCTCGCCGGTGGCGGGATCAAGGGCGGCAAGGTGCATGGCGAGACCGATGAACTCGGCTACGGCATCGTCCGCGATCCGGTCTCCGTGCATGACCTGCACGCGACCCTGCTGCACCTGTTAGGGCTGGATTTCCAGCGCTTCACCTACCGCTACCAAGGCCTCGACCAGAAGCTGACGGGGGTAGAGCCCGCGTCGGTGATCCGGCAGGTGCTGGCGTAG
- a CDS encoding PSD1 and planctomycete cytochrome C domain-containing protein — MPLVAHGEIRYGRDIRPILSDKCFFCHGPDPKTREEDLRLDIREEAIEAKAFVPGNPEKSRLIKFINATDEDDLMPPPESHKTLTQAEKQLLQDWIKAGAEYEPHWAYAAPNREPNQTIDSLVARDLEARKLGFSPPADPTTLLRRLHYDVIGLPPTPEQVAAFQQAHAKDPEAAIRGVVEQLLASPHFGERMAVGWLDAVRYSDTVGYHGDQERSASPYRDYVIDAFNSDKPFDQFTIEQIAGDLLPEATLSQKVAASYNRLNQLSEEGGIQDAEYLAKYQAERVRTTSAAWLGSTMACCECHDHKFDPFTAKDFYSFAAYFSDILERGACNNDGKYQEDLGKWTSQGIAFNEWGPLLPVPSAEQSARVQQVDAELGRLRQQHESRGGVDPRELDAWISKQRAMLASKAPYDAPLLDETLPNPASIDQPGFVDRAAAPVQAGTHSRKQESTGLVQHIATLKKPVTVREKDELYVWVYLDRAKPTKALMLQANVAGDWSHRAYWGDDAISYGKGGPTTAYHHAGKLPRAGGWVRLTVPAAAMGLPAGSVVGQLACTQFGGLIYWDNVGIHTSDPALRMSHLPAEAIALLQAAAPDKAKLATIYQQTTPAWQKLAGEIATLETERTNLLKSAPTVPMTISAKPREIRLLDRGDWQDKSGPIVDPAPPAFLTAAAPPATGRATRLDLARWIVRKDNPLTARVFVNRQWARLFGTGLSKDTGDLGLQGEYPVHPELLDWLAVEFMENRWSVKHVMRSILLSRTYQQASTPSPALAESDPQNRLLARQSQLRLPAELIRDNALAVSGLLNPAIGGRSAKPYQPAGYYRHLNFPEREYQADKGAQLYRRGLYTHWQRTFLHPMLKAFDAPTREECSPERTSSNTPLQALNLLNDPSFNEAARVLATRLLTEKEGENQLVARAWLRCLSRPPTAEELRILGEFHAQELARFNSTPAAAAQLLAIGELPAAKEIPPARLAAATSLARAILNLHEAITRY, encoded by the coding sequence TTGCCCCTCGTTGCCCACGGGGAGATCCGCTATGGGCGGGACATTCGGCCGATCCTCTCGGACAAGTGCTTTTTCTGCCACGGCCCTGACCCGAAGACGCGCGAGGAGGACCTGCGGCTGGACATTCGCGAGGAGGCCATCGAGGCGAAGGCATTCGTGCCGGGAAACCCGGAGAAGAGCCGGCTAATCAAGTTCATCAATGCCACGGATGAGGATGACTTGATGCCGCCGCCGGAGAGCCACAAGACGCTGACGCAGGCAGAGAAGCAGCTTCTTCAAGACTGGATCAAGGCGGGTGCGGAGTATGAACCGCACTGGGCCTACGCGGCTCCCAATCGCGAGCCGAACCAGACGATCGACAGTCTGGTGGCGCGGGACTTGGAAGCGCGGAAGCTGGGGTTTTCGCCGCCGGCGGATCCGACGACGCTGCTGCGTCGCTTGCACTATGATGTGATCGGTTTGCCGCCGACGCCGGAGCAGGTGGCGGCATTCCAGCAGGCCCATGCGAAGGACCCCGAGGCGGCGATCCGCGGGGTGGTGGAGCAGTTGCTCGCCTCGCCTCATTTCGGCGAGCGGATGGCGGTGGGATGGCTGGATGCCGTGCGCTACTCCGATACCGTGGGCTACCACGGCGATCAGGAGCGCTCGGCTTCGCCCTATCGCGACTACGTCATCGACGCCTTCAATTCCGACAAGCCCTTCGATCAATTCACCATCGAGCAGATCGCCGGCGACCTGTTGCCCGAGGCCACGCTGTCGCAGAAGGTCGCGGCTTCGTACAACCGCCTCAACCAGCTTTCCGAGGAAGGCGGCATCCAGGACGCCGAGTATCTGGCGAAGTATCAGGCGGAACGGGTGCGCACGACGTCCGCCGCTTGGCTGGGATCGACGATGGCTTGCTGCGAGTGCCACGATCACAAGTTCGATCCCTTCACCGCGAAGGATTTCTATTCGTTCGCCGCTTACTTCAGCGACATCCTGGAACGAGGCGCGTGCAACAATGACGGCAAGTATCAGGAAGACCTGGGGAAATGGACGTCGCAGGGCATCGCTTTCAACGAATGGGGGCCGCTGCTTCCGGTGCCCTCGGCGGAGCAGAGCGCGCGGGTCCAGCAAGTCGATGCGGAGCTCGGCCGCCTGCGCCAGCAGCATGAGAGCCGCGGTGGTGTGGACCCGCGGGAACTCGATGCATGGATTTCCAAGCAACGGGCGATGCTGGCTTCGAAGGCGCCGTACGATGCGCCGCTGCTGGATGAGACCTTGCCCAATCCCGCGTCAATCGATCAGCCCGGATTCGTGGACCGTGCCGCCGCGCCGGTGCAGGCCGGCACGCACTCGCGCAAGCAGGAGTCCACGGGGCTGGTCCAGCACATCGCCACGCTGAAGAAGCCGGTGACGGTTCGCGAGAAGGACGAGCTGTATGTGTGGGTCTATCTCGACCGGGCCAAGCCGACCAAGGCCTTGATGCTGCAGGCGAACGTGGCCGGCGATTGGTCGCACCGCGCCTACTGGGGCGATGATGCGATCAGCTATGGCAAGGGTGGGCCAACCACTGCCTACCATCACGCGGGCAAGCTGCCGCGCGCCGGTGGCTGGGTCCGGCTCACCGTGCCGGCCGCTGCGATGGGGCTGCCTGCGGGGTCCGTGGTCGGCCAGCTCGCCTGCACCCAATTCGGCGGCCTGATTTACTGGGACAATGTCGGCATTCACACCAGCGATCCCGCGCTGCGCATGAGCCATCTGCCGGCGGAGGCCATCGCACTGCTGCAAGCCGCAGCACCGGACAAGGCCAAGCTGGCGACGATCTATCAGCAGACGACACCGGCGTGGCAGAAGCTCGCGGGTGAGATCGCGACCTTGGAAACCGAGCGGACGAACCTTCTGAAATCGGCACCCACCGTGCCGATGACGATCTCGGCGAAGCCGCGCGAGATCCGGCTGCTCGACCGCGGCGATTGGCAGGACAAGTCCGGGCCGATCGTCGATCCTGCGCCGCCCGCTTTCCTCACCGCGGCGGCTCCACCCGCCACCGGACGTGCGACCCGCCTCGATCTCGCGCGCTGGATCGTCCGCAAGGACAACCCTCTAACAGCTCGCGTGTTCGTCAACCGCCAGTGGGCGCGGCTCTTCGGCACCGGCCTGTCGAAGGACACCGGCGACCTGGGGTTGCAGGGCGAATATCCGGTCCATCCCGAGCTGCTCGATTGGCTGGCCGTCGAGTTCATGGAGAACCGCTGGAGCGTGAAGCACGTGATGCGCTCCATCCTGCTGTCGCGGACCTATCAGCAGGCGAGCACGCCGTCGCCCGCGCTGGCGGAGAGCGATCCGCAGAACCGCCTGCTGGCCCGCCAGAGCCAGCTTCGTTTGCCGGCGGAACTCATCCGCGACAACGCGCTCGCCGTGTCCGGACTGCTCAACCCCGCGATCGGCGGACGGAGCGCCAAGCCCTATCAGCCGGCGGGCTACTATCGCCATCTCAACTTCCCGGAACGCGAGTACCAAGCGGACAAGGGCGCGCAGCTCTACCGGCGCGGCCTCTACACGCACTGGCAGCGGACCTTCCTGCACCCGATGCTCAAGGCCTTCGATGCGCCGACACGCGAGGAATGTTCCCCCGAAAGGACCTCGTCCAACACCCCGCTCCAAGCGCTGAACCTGCTCAACGACCCGTCTTTCAACGAGGCCGCGCGCGTCTTGGCCACCCGCTTGCTGACGGAGAAGGAAGGCGAGAATCAACTGGTGGCCCGCGCCTGGTTGCGCTGCCTGAGCCGGCCGCCGACGGCCGAAGAACTCCGGATCCTCGGCGAGTTCCATGCCCAGGAGCTGGCTCGCTTCAACTCCACTCCGGCGGCCGCCGCGCAGTTGCTAGCTATCGGCGAGCTACCCGCCGCCAAGGAAATTCCCCCGGCCCGGCTTGCCGCCGCGACCTCGCTGGCCCGTGCGATCCTCAACCTTCACGAAGCCATCACCCGCTACTGA
- a CDS encoding right-handed parallel beta-helix repeat-containing protein — protein sequence MRRWLAGITRMAAISLIAAFSLPAMGQAEPYPAAAALVASPGGTTYHVDPAKGDDTRDGTKPDTAWKSFVRVNGLKLAAGDRVLVAPGVHELSLTPHAAGTAEKPVVIRFLRGVHEFAVGRSLRRPWHISNASDAPDVPKPMAILVEDSRHLQFEGAGPAGKDRSLLLMGGRMIEFVNSHSQDIGYRGLAFDLKRPTVSEFRVEEVAADSAVIRIAEGSTFAIDGGKFRWTGDIGSGGVMVQQAIPEEGRAWRVGIDWDPFSTATATSVGEGKVRLVWDKGNFGMTKGRQFQFRHIFRDSAGGFNQRCKNISFRDCTFHALTNMGIISQFTENIAFQRVEFVPPPGTIRTCPCWADALHFSGCKGRLTVEDCRFSGLQDDAINVHGTHLRIIGKTTDNQLHLRFMQPQTYGFAAFMPGDEIAVISHASLRELPDNPRRKVTAIEPKAGSNGKDWLLTLDGPAPAFGTDDVVDNVTWYPELIAKNNRVEMASCRGFLITTRGKSLVEGNTFHRCTMPGILIEDDANGWFESGPIRDLTVRDNRFIGCGIEISPKTRTPEQPVHENVRLLENQFDGGGISVHSVGGLTLRGNKFTGKEAISLHHCTDVSR from the coding sequence GTGAGACGCTGGCTCGCTGGCATCACCCGCATGGCGGCGATCTCGCTGATCGCCGCTTTCTCTCTGCCCGCGATGGGGCAGGCGGAACCTTATCCCGCGGCTGCGGCCTTGGTCGCATCGCCCGGTGGCACGACCTATCATGTCGATCCGGCGAAGGGCGACGACACCCGCGATGGCACCAAGCCGGACACGGCGTGGAAGAGCTTCGTGCGGGTCAACGGGCTGAAGCTGGCCGCGGGCGACCGGGTGCTGGTGGCACCGGGCGTGCACGAGCTTTCTCTAACACCTCATGCGGCGGGCACGGCAGAGAAGCCGGTGGTGATCCGTTTTCTCCGCGGCGTCCACGAGTTTGCGGTGGGGCGATCGTTGCGGCGGCCGTGGCATATTTCGAATGCCAGCGACGCGCCCGACGTGCCGAAGCCGATGGCGATCCTCGTCGAGGATTCGCGGCACTTACAATTCGAAGGTGCGGGGCCTGCAGGCAAGGATCGTAGCCTACTGCTGATGGGCGGGCGGATGATCGAGTTCGTGAACAGCCACTCGCAGGACATCGGCTATCGCGGTCTCGCCTTCGACCTCAAGCGGCCGACGGTGTCGGAGTTTCGCGTGGAGGAGGTCGCGGCCGACAGCGCCGTGATCCGGATTGCGGAGGGCTCGACCTTCGCCATCGACGGCGGCAAGTTCCGCTGGACCGGCGACATCGGCAGCGGGGGAGTGATGGTCCAACAGGCAATCCCGGAGGAAGGCCGGGCGTGGCGGGTCGGCATCGACTGGGATCCTTTTTCAACAGCGACCGCGACCAGCGTCGGCGAAGGCAAGGTCCGGCTGGTGTGGGACAAAGGGAACTTCGGAATGACCAAGGGCCGGCAGTTCCAGTTCCGCCACATCTTCCGCGACTCCGCGGGCGGCTTCAACCAGCGCTGCAAGAACATCTCATTCCGCGACTGCACCTTTCACGCCCTGACGAACATGGGCATCATCAGCCAATTCACCGAGAACATCGCTTTCCAGCGGGTCGAGTTCGTCCCGCCGCCGGGCACCATCCGCACGTGCCCGTGCTGGGCGGACGCGCTGCATTTCTCCGGCTGCAAAGGCCGGCTCACGGTCGAGGACTGCCGCTTCTCCGGCCTGCAGGATGATGCGATCAATGTCCACGGCACCCACCTGCGGATCATTGGCAAGACGACGGACAACCAACTGCACCTGCGCTTCATGCAGCCGCAGACTTATGGCTTCGCGGCCTTCATGCCGGGCGATGAGATTGCGGTGATCAGCCACGCCAGCCTGCGCGAGCTTCCTGATAACCCGCGCCGCAAGGTGACGGCGATCGAGCCGAAGGCCGGCAGCAATGGCAAGGACTGGCTGCTCACGCTCGATGGTCCGGCTCCGGCCTTCGGCACCGATGATGTGGTGGACAATGTCACGTGGTATCCCGAGCTGATCGCGAAGAACAACCGGGTCGAGATGGCCTCGTGCCGCGGCTTTCTTATCACCACGCGGGGCAAGTCGCTGGTGGAGGGCAATACCTTCCACCGCTGCACGATGCCCGGGATCCTGATCGAAGACGATGCCAATGGCTGGTTCGAGTCGGGGCCGATCCGCGATCTAACGGTTCGCGACAATCGCTTCATCGGCTGCGGGATTGAGATCAGCCCGAAGACCCGCACGCCGGAGCAGCCGGTGCACGAGAATGTCCGCCTGCTTGAAAATCAGTTCGATGGCGGCGGGATCTCCGTGCACTCGGTTGGCGGCCTGACGCTCCGCGGCAATAAGTTCACCGGCAAGGAAGCGATCTCGCTGCATCACTGTACGGACGTGAGCCGCTGA